A portion of the Drosophila innubila isolate TH190305 chromosome 3L unlocalized genomic scaffold, UK_Dinn_1.0 0_D_3L, whole genome shotgun sequence genome contains these proteins:
- the LOC117786255 gene encoding uncharacterized protein LOC117786255 produces MSDLEEMDNDRLNELESILYASIHYNDTTSEEQQHHAALGAVLDAQSMPPPSQQKHHQQQQQHQHRIVSEKRVINNATAKPRYWAEAKSEAASTVETVKPKTSEVTPVEATSTEEPIPEQPKRMLTQADAESTSQTTKRNDANTPKKHTKPLNTVQQQLLQQQQQQKKKQLQQSLKKPQHEVQQKPPKPQQTSRATNDDEPEQFDQRLLVAIPPNWSQLKRETAQRGDAPFGKASRKLEQFQKLAQKRQKSKRAQINKKLRQTQEEPVELINLVDSESSSNADDVIIVPLPPVPIINVDASDDEIEEEEEERESAQPYLEENAMDAADVSLGVDCAMEPETMVSMLTSPCNSVLSSDDFIVQKDTSRLLAERARATDEDLLVLTENAIREAAEPDSQAEREQGPDTSSEHEFVPPSKLDQIKQNFRVDEQQFRALDVYESESDLTESGIYCKAKQKATPTVIRSVDSDSDVTDVEAIVEDNVVKTKRLRKRRASSTNQSQSDPNNELDMEDDTDSDNDMEATGVPGIARGLAVERVKRKIKRISQRRCSESNVTLETRKKAADDASSESGAEESLPTARQIAERLLKQEQATQETTEQPMDAAMETEGSDANTEEEAELNNAMSERISAVFKRIDGNTERSAPNLDNNEQEEVSTTNTQQEMEAENAEEQDVRVIEMEADTFEPEPQPQLELQPKPEDESVVQVEHNLLGLTEQVTGGDLVGWNDEMCRFYNDSWHGEQFNLQKLLKNMSGQRQEWRIINADRFPVVRKRSNLKCTNCFEMGHMRSKCPRPRKPVICYTCGMTGHAEPRCPNAICLGCGAKQALYVQKCNKCSFHSRMVCQLCKMRGHSTDMCPDKWRRYHSTTRSNELLDANVQYRPKNCSYCAARGHLFEECRQRIGEYRSTNYSSLIMSHQKVYRDRSGPISYLLDMDSFYAIDTPFHFNWSSEFSKNSCYARFLKATGLARPQAKQKKAMVTTQVKMYTNDYVPNPLATAARGKVAAPSTVIIEELPAKENVECEAVTATTTAVATPESQQQEEIIINTQAKPSEATTTPKPSSNAVSLISKCNITPHDIDSDSNYSFSEHFEVPSSTTTSNEAENQQSQRKSGPLEDLPDIIPLSTADDDDKDDFSISNSSQGISMCVTSKATSTSTSAVASESLPDLPSEAKILMAHDQTQYLFSPEGRQFLTNSAKQCKVNVRMDFEEYGYVLVIYGLKKNQEDLQLLLLRRNQEVKRKSSDFQSQKPPKRIDVLIRFMRDGIYNLTGDLGNAKNHYFRIKELEQMNTKNGFKLAERKRRQLNMILFGQAGLANGSMHLDQLLVILKRLVQEHSPDGNAPQALRNEIEEHWRVIFSSLPHADYDSLLKSYGKLEVKNRMNTLDIEPTVLGLQSPRKSQPAQKRDRIASPPPPPPVWQHDATTTTTTTTLPANKTKSPKGRALLNGKWSEQQTPLPPVWQQEERAQPQPNMQQQQQQQQNNRTPKPRPQTNVRSANPQQRQLPMPPIWQQEEQHNNLSNHKLRPSKQRLLPYARPTGQQQQQHPHQQQLLPCNNMQQRTPAKLQLHRNCPLQSECVRLLAGMERDSRSSINTDASKPSMFWSRESLKYLDKLFQTTANPETLERLHRVLDRSRRGQLSHNDYRAVIRLHSIMDSN; encoded by the exons ATGAGCGAT cttGAAGAAATGGACAATGACAGGCTGAATGAGCTGGAATCAATACTGTATGCTTCTATACACTATAATGATACAACCAGCgaggagcaacagcatcaTGCGGCACTGGGCGCTGTTCTGGACGCGCAATCTATGCCACCGCCGTCGCAGCAAaagcaccaccaacaacaacaacagcatcaacaccGCATTGTCAGTGAGAAACGCGTTATCAACAATGCAACAGCGAAGCCCCGTTATTGGGCAGAGGCCAAAAGCGAAGCTGCATCCACTGTCGAAACAGTGAAACCAAAGACAAGCGAAGTCACGCCAGTTGAAG CTACATCAACAGAGGAGCCGATTCCGGAGCAGCCCAAACGTATGTTAACTCAAGCCGATGCTGAAAGTACCTCACAAACAACTAAACGTAACGATGCCAACACTCCTAAGAAGCATACCAAACCACTCAACACAGTCCAACAGCaattgttgcagcaacagcaacaacagaagaagaagcagctgcaacagtcGCTGAAAAAGCCACAACATGAAGTACAACAGAAACCACCGAAACCACAACAAACCTCAAGGGCAACGAATGATGATGAGCCGGAACAATTTGATCAACGTCTGTTGGTGGCAATTCCACCAAATTGGTCGCAGCTCAAACGTGAGACGGCTCAGCGTGGAGATGCACCCTTTGGGAAAGCAAGTCGCAAGCTGGAACAGTTTCAAAAACTGGCACAAAAACGACAGAAATCCAAACGTGCGCAGATCAATAAGAAGCTAAGACAAACCCAAGAGGAACCGGTTGAACTTATCAATCTGGTGGATAGTGAATCATCCTCCAATGCGGATGACGTTATCATTGTGCCCCTGCCGCCAGTTCCTATAATAAATGTAGATGCTAGTGATGACGAGatagaggaggaggaggaggaacgGGAGTCAGCACAGCCGTACCTAGAGGAGAATGCTATGGATGCTGCCGATGTTAGTTTGGGTGTCGATTGTGCCATGGAGCCGGAGACGATGGTTTCAATGCTTACTTCGCCCTGCAATTCGGTATTATCCAGTGATGACTTTATCGTACAAAAGGATACTAGTCGTCTGCTTGCTGAACGTGCTCGTGCCACAGACGAGGATCTCTTGGTCCTGACGGAAAATGCCATCCGAGAAGCTGCCGAACCGGACAGTCAAGCCGAAAGGGAACAGGGGCCAGACACCTCATCCGAGCATGAATTTGTGCCACCGTCCAAGCTTGACCAGATTAAACAGAACTTTCGCGTTGATGAGCAACAATTCCGTGCCCTTGATGTCTACGAAAGCGAATCCGATCTCACCGAAAGTGGCATTTACTGCAAGGCCAAACAAAAGGCTACGCCCACAGTTATACGAAGCGTTGACTCCGATTCGGACGTCACAGATGTGGAGGCGATCGTGGAAGACAATGTGGTAAAGACAAAGCGTCTGCGCAAACGTCGCGCATCGAGCACCAATCAAAGCCAATCTGATCCCAACAACGAGCTCGATATGGAGGACGACACGGACAGCGACAATGACATGGAAGCAACGGGCGTACCGGGAATAGCCCGTGGCTTGGCTGTGGAGCGGGTCAAGCGTAAGATCAAGCGTATAAGTCAAAGACGTTGCTCGGAAAGCAACGTCACTTTGGAGACCAGAAAGAAGGCAGCCGATGACGCCAGTTCGGAGAGTGGTGCAGAGGAATCGCTGCCAACTGCACGTCAAATTGCCGAGCGTCTGTTGAAACAGGAGCAAGCTACACAAGAAACAACGGAGCAGCCAATGGATGCGGCAATGGAAACCGAGGGATCCGATGCAAACACTGAGGAAGAAGCTGAGCTAAATAACGCCATGTCGGAAAGAATTAGCGCAGTATTTAAACGCATTGATGGGAATACAGAACGCTCAGCACCGAATCTGGACAACAATGAGCAGGAGGAGGTAAGCACAACAAATACACAGCAGGAAATGGAGGCAGAGAATGCTGAGGAGCAGGATGTACGCGTAATTGAAATGGAAGCAGATACGTTTGAGCCagagccacagccacagctcGAGCTGCAACCAAAACCTGAGGATGAATCTGTGGTGCAAGTGGAGCACAATCTGTTAGGGCTTACTGAGCAAGTAACTGGCGGTGATTTGGTGGGATGGAATGATGAAATGTGTCGCTTCTACAATGACAGCTGGCATGGCGAACAGTTCAACTTGCAGAAACTGCTAAAAAACATGTCAG GTCAACGTCAGGAGTGGAGAATCATTAATGCAGATCGCTTTCCAGTTGTGCGTAAGCGCTCCAATCTAAAGTGCACCAATTGCTTTGAAATGGGCCATATGCGTTCAAAATGTCCGCGTCCACGTAAGCCTGTAATTTGCTACACCTGCGGCATGACCGGACACGCCGAACCCCGTTGTCCCAATGCCATTTGTCTGGGG TGTGGTGCCAAGCAAGCGCTCTACGTGCAGAAGTGCAACAAGTGTTCCTTCCACAGTCGCATGGTCTGTCAGCTGTGCAAGATGCGTGGCCACAGCACCGATATGTGTCCTGATAAATGGCGGCGCTACCACTCCACG ACCCGATCAAATGAGCTGCTGGATGCCAATGTGCAGTATCGTCCAAAGAATTGCAGCTATTGCGCGGCACGTGGACATCTGTTTGAGGAGTGTCGTCAACGCATTGGCGAATATCGCAGTACAAACTACAGCAGCCTCATAATGTCACATCAGAAGGTTTATAGGGATCGCAGTGGACCAATTAGCTATCTTTTGGACATGGACTCCTTTTATGCCATCGACACACCTTTTCATTTCAACTGGAGCTCGGAATTTTCAAAGAACAGCTGCTATGCACGCTTCCTCAAGGCAACCGGCTTGGCGCGTCCCCAAGCGAAGCAAAAGAAAGCCATGGTGACGACACAAGTAAAGATGTATACTAATGACTATGTGCCCAATCCATTGGCCACAGCAGCACGTGGAAAAGTGGCAGCGCCTTCGACTGTGATAATCGAAGAGTTGCCAGCCAAGGAAAATGTCGAATGCGAGGctgtgacagcaacaacaacagcagttgccACACCAGAGTCTCAGCAGCAGGAAGAGATCATCATTAATACGCAAGCCAAGCCCTCAGAAGCTACAACTACTCCAAAACCCAGCAGCAATGCTGTTTCTTTAATCAGCAAATGCAACATAACACCACATGATATAGACTCAGATTCAAATTACAGCTTCTCCGAGCATTTTGAGGTGCCCAGCTCCACGACAACGTCCAATGAGGCTGAGAACCAACAAAGTCAGCGGAAATCAGGCCCATTGGAGGATCTGCCAGATATCATACCGCTTAGCACAGCTGATGATGACGACAAGGATGATTTCAGCATCAGCAATAGCAGTCAAGGCATCTCCATGTGCGTGACTAGCAAGGCGACATCTACATCAACCTCAGCTGTTGCATCGGAGAGCTTGCCGGATTTGCCATCTGAGGCAAAGATTCTGATGGCACACGATCAGACACAGTACCTGTTCAGTCCGGAGGGACGTCAGTTTCTCACCAACTCGGCCAAGCAGTGCAAGGTGAATGTTCGCATGGATTTCGAGGAGTATGGTTACGTGCTGGTCATCTATGGTCTTAAGAAGAATCAGGAGGATCTACAGCTTTTATTGTTGCGTCGCAATCAAGAGGTGAAGCGTAAGAGCAGCGATTTCCAGAGCCAAAAGCCGCCAAAACGCATCGATGTGCTTATACGCTTTATGCGTGATGGCATCTATAACTTAACTGGAGATCTTGGCAATGCGAAGAATCATTATTTCCGTATTAAGGAGTTGGAGCAAATGAATACCAAAAATGGCTTCAAATTGGCCGAGCGGAAGCGGCGTCAGCTCAACATGATACTGTTTGGACAGGCTGGACTTGCCAATGGCAGCATGCATCTTGACCAGCTGCTGGTCATACTCAAGCGGCTGGTGCAGGAGCATTCTCCAGACGGCAATGCACCTCAAGCATTGCGTAACGAAATCGAGGAGCATTGGCGGGTTATATTCAGCTCTCTGCCGCATGCCGATTATGACTCCCTGCTGAAGAGTTATGGCAAGCTGGAGGTGAAGAATCGCATGAACACACTGGACATTGAGCCCACAGTGTTGGGATTGCAATCGCCGCGCAAGTCGCAGCCTGCACAGAAACGGGATCGCATTGCTTCACCTCCACCACCGCCGCCAGTTTGGCAACATGatgcaaccacaacaacaacaacaactacactgCCCGCTAATAAGACTAAATCACCAAAAGGACGAGCATTGTTGAATGGCAAATGGTCGGAGCAGCAGACACCTTTGCCGCCCGTATGGCAGCAAGAGGAAAGAGCACAACCACAGCCAAacatgcagcagcaacaacaacaacaacagaacaaTCGTACACCAAAGCCACGCCCACAGACAAATGTGCGATCTGCGAATCCGCAGCAAAGACAGCTGCCAATGCCTCCCATTTGGCAGCAGGAGGAGCAACATAACAATCTGTCAAACCATAAGTTACGCCCATCAAAGCAACGATTACTCCCCTATGCCAGACCAActggacagcagcaacaacaacacccacatcaacaacaattattgCCTTGTAATAATATGCAACAACGTACTCCTGCCAAGCTGCAACTGCATCGTAATTGTCCCCTGCAGTCGGAGTGCGTCCGTTTGCTTGCTGGCATGGAGCGTGATTCGCGGAGCAGCATCAATACGGATGCCTCAAAGCCATCCATGTTTTGGTCCCGCGAATCGCTCAAGTATCTGGATAAATTGTTTCAAACTACGGCCAATCCGGAGACTCTGGAGCGACTGCATCGTGTGCTGGATCGTTCGCGGCGTGGCCAATTGTCGCATAATGATTATCGCGCTGTTATTCGACTGCACTCGATAATGGACTCCAACTGA
- the LOC117786257 gene encoding uncharacterized protein LOC117786257 → MSQHWVLRLIKTFGNRLSEVNHGFIVLLTLKLLCIVMLMDYYYLYYGHDLLYWLNEISQNPLEWILSVIVLATTLHVVMSCIEVTLFETLIRRNTSRYNKPRQYFEERYRRFVIMRLVQHLENALLMQKRYTGQEQIRPDRKMLEDLLLFHQQIHQAVNNFRSSVAVLLWPNRADLQMDAYVLYHIDEAQLEELLNQGYSLNIPDMSAICNEYFKRLLNPAGY, encoded by the coding sequence ATGTCACAGCATTGGGTGCTCCGCCTTATAAAGACCTTTGGTAATCGGTTAAGCGAAGTAAATCATGGCTTTATTGTATTATTGACACTCAAATTGCTGTGCATTGTAATGTTGATGGACTACTACTATCTCTATTATGGCCACGATCTGCTCTATTGGCTTAATGAAATCTCACAGAATCCACTTGAATGGATATTATCAGTCATCGTCTTGGCTACCACTCTGCACGTTGTCATGTCCTGTATTGAGGTAACTTTATTCGAAACTCTTATTAGACGCAACACGTCTCGTTACAACAAACCCCGTCAGTATTTTGAGGAGCGATATAGACGGTTTGTGATCATGCGTTTGGTGCAACATCTAGAAAACGCGCTGCTGATGCAAAAACGCTACACGGGGCAGGAACAAATCCGACCAGACAGGAAAATGCTAGAAGATTTGCTCTTATTCCATCAACAGATCCATCAAGCGGTCAACAACTTTCGCAGTTCGGTGGCAGTGTTGTTGTGGCCAAACCGAGCAGATCTTCAGATGGATGCCTATGTTTTGTATCACATTGATGAGGCACAGCTCGAAGAGCTTTTAAATCAGGGTTATAGTCTAAATATACCTGACATGAGTGCCATTTGTAATGAATACTTCAAGAGATTGCTTAATCCAGCTGGATATTAG
- the LOC117787108 gene encoding transmembrane protein 258 codes for MEAMQRYVSPVNPAVFPHLASVLLIIGTFFTAWFFVFVVSRKSTKESTLIKELLISLCASIFLGFGIVFLLLTVGIYV; via the coding sequence ATGGAAGCTATGCAGCGTTACGTTTCACCGGTGAACCCAGCGGTCTTTCCCCATCTCGCATCTGTGCTCCTCATTATCGGTACATTCTTTACGGCTTGGTTCTTTGTATTTGTGGTGTCACGAAAGAGCACAAAGGAGAGCACATTGATCAAGGAGCTGCTGATCAGTCTGTGCGCCTCGATATTCCTCGGCTTTGGCATTGTGTTTCTCCTGCTAACCGTTGGTATTTACGTATGA
- the LOC117787105 gene encoding tumor susceptibility gene 101 protein, translating into MPAIEEAEINKYLSKYKNVAATRKDVVDVLTTYRSLTYDLQKFVFNDGSSKDLFTLQGTIPVVYKNNTYYIPICIWLMDTHPQNAPMCFVKPTPTMQIKVSMYVDHNGKVYLPYLHDWQPHRSDLLSLIQVMIVTFGDHPPVYSKPKEQVAAPYPTNSFMPQPGGQGAANSFLPYPSSSGTGGGNFPPYPTAAGSFYPPSGGPAGGSGGYPPYMNYPQPGGYSGSAGYNPAASANSSSTGTITEEHIKASLISAVEDKLRRRIQEKVNQYQAEIETLNRTKQELVEGSAKIDAIVTRLGREQVDLQKNISILRDKEEELKKSLETLENAEAIDPDEAVTTTAPLYRQLLNAYADEAATEDAIYYLGEGLRGGVIDLETFLKHVRTLSRKQFILRATMQKCRQKAGLAG; encoded by the exons ATGCCTGCAATAGAGGAGGcagaaatcaataaatatctTTCAAAG taTAAAAATGTGGCCGCTACAAGAAAAGATGTTGTCGACGTTCTTACTACGTATCGCAGTTTGACCTACGATCTGCAGAAATTTG TTTTTAATGATGGAAGCTCGAAGGATTTGTTTACATTGCAAGGCACTATACCCGTGGtctataaaa ATAACACCTACTACATTCCCATTTGCATATGGCTGATGGACACTCATCCCCAAAATGCACCCATGTGCTTTGTGAAACCGACGCCCACCATGCAGATAAAGGTGTCCATGTATGTGGACCACAATGGCAAGGTGTATCTACCCTATCTGCATGACTGGCAACCGCATAGATCAGATCTTCTATCACTTATACAAGTTATGATTGTGACATTCGGTGATCATCCGCCTGTATACTCAAAGCCCAAGGAGCAAGTTGCTGCTCCATATCCAACAAACT CTTTTATGCCGCAACCTGGTGGACAAGGTGCTGCTAATTCGTTTCTGCCTTATCCAAGTTCCAGTGGCACTGGCGGCGGCAATTTTCCGCCTTATCCCACTGCTGCTGGTTCCTTTTATCCACCAAGTGGTGGACCCGCAGGTGGCTCCGGCGGATACCCTCCCTATATGAATTACCCACAACCGGGCGGATATTCAGGTAGCGCTGGCTAT AATCCTGCGGCATCTGCAAATTCCAGTTCAACAGGCACCATTACGGAGGAGCACATCAAAGCATCACTTATTAGCGCTGTGGAGGACAAGTTGAGGCGTCGCATACAGGAAAAAGTCAATCAATATCAGGCTGAAATAGAAACATTGAACCGTACGAAACAGGAATTGGTGGAGGGCAGTGCCAAGATTGATGCCATCGTAACTCGCCTGGGCCGCGAGCAAGTCGATCTACAAAAGAACATCAGCATATTGCGGGACAAGGAGGAGGAATTGAAGAAAAGTCTGGAGACTCTAGAGAATGCTGAGGCCATAGATCCCGACGAAGCTGTCACCACCACAGCTCCATTATATAGACA ATTACTTAATGCCTATGCTGACGAAGCGGCCACCGAGGATGCCATATACTACTTGGGTGAGGGACTCCGTGGCGGTGTCATTGATCTAGAGACGTTCTTGAAACATGTGCGCACTCTCTCACGCAAACAGTTCATATTGCGGGCTACAATGCAAAAGTGTAGACAAAAGGCTGGACTGGCTGGCTAG
- the LOC117787104 gene encoding tyrosine-protein phosphatase non-receptor type 61F isoform X2, producing the protein MSEKATTAPTKDNTPARLKIEQEYNDKKTGSGWLRYYKEICEVCDREAKEQQFTTLESERSQNRGLNRYRDVNPYDHSRIVLKRGNVDYINANLVKLERADRQYILTQGPLPDTVGHFWLMVWEQNSRAILMLNKLMEKKQIKCHLYWPDQLGPEQALNLRDVNLSVELICCENYQNFVRRWFKLTDLETNTSREVMQFHYTTWPDFGIPSSPDAFLKFLQQVRDSGALNKDVGPAVVHCSAGIGRSGTFCLVDCCLVLVDKYGECNVANVLCKLRSYRLGLIQTSDQLDFSYQAIIEGIKKLNDPSFLEAEEPIISTDTDPHTQDEQPPPLPPRSHSLNLPLAPITGGVLSLDMRAAQANGENIGEGDAFIDKPALSSKDALNNIIINHHEIINAEVADSLLNNRPLPPLPTLPQHSEQESDSDDDDEDYEDNDDDDEDEEYENINEHKLEQPNGNLTLLQPHEDDVNANSEKPTAVEQHKVNGIDLTTSTGDELKRRKRNEYQANLEQKVNEIKRKQRENEDNQQAAKKRRRPKRHIVPKTK; encoded by the exons GAAATATGCGAAGTATGCGATCGTGAGGCTAAGGAGCAACAGTTCACCACATTGGAATCGGAGCGTTCACAGAATCGAGGACTGAATCGATATAGGGATGTAAATCCGTATGATCATTCACGTATTGTGCTGAAACGCGGCAACGTTGACTACATCAATGCCAACCTGGTGAAA CTGGAACGCGCCGATCGTCAATATATACTGACACAGGGTCCGCTGCCGGATACGGTGGGTCACTTCTGGCTAATGGTATGGGAGCAGAACTCGCGTGCAATTCTCATGCTCAACAAGCTGATGGAGAAGaagcaaattaaatgtcaTCTCTATTGGCCCGATCAGCTGGGACCCGAGCAGGCACTCAATCTGCGGGATGTCAACTTATCCGTGGAACTGATCTGCTGCGAAAATTATCAGAACTTTGTGCGTAGATGGTTCAA ATTAACTGATCTCGAAACGAACACGAGCCGTGAGGTTATGCAGTTTCATTATACAACTTGGCCGGACTTTGGCATACCCAGTTCACCGGATGCGTTTTTGAAGTTCTTGCAGCAGGTTCGGGATTCGGGGGCATTGAACAAGGATGTCGGACCCGCTGTGGTGCACTGCAGCGCCGGCATTGGTCGCTCCGGCACCTTTTGTCTCGTCGACTGTTGTTTGGTGCTGGTGGATAAATACGGAGAATGCAATGTGGCGAATGTGTTGTGCAAGTTGCGCAGCTATCGCCTGGGACTTATACAGACGTCCGATCAATTGGACTTCTCATATCAGGCAATCATCGAGGGTATTAAAAAGTTGAACGACCCC AGCTTTCTTGAGGCGGAGGAGCCAATCATTAGCACTGACACGGACCCACACACGCAGGATGAGCAACCGCCGCCACTGCCACCGCGTTCGCATTCCCTCAACTTGCCATTGGCGCCCATCACAGGTGGTGTGCTATCCCTGGACATGCGAGCTGCTCAGGCCAATGGCGAGAATATTGGCGAGGGCGATGCATTTATCGATAAGCCGGCACTGAGCAGCAAGGATGCGctcaataatataattattaatcacCATGAAATCATAAATGCCGAGGTGGCCGACAGTCTGCTTAACAATCGTCCATTGCCGCCGTTGCCAACGTTACCACAGCATAGTGAACAGGAGTCGGAcagtgatgatgatgatgaggactATGAggacaacgacgacgatgatgaggaCGAGGAGTACGAGAACATTAATGAACATAAACTGGAGCAACCCAATGGCAATCTGACATTGTTGCAGCCACATGAAGATGATGTTAATGCAAACAGCGAGAAGCCAACGGCAGTAGAGCAGCACAAGGTCAATGGCATTGATTTAACAACGag TACCGGAGATGAGCTGAAGCGACGAAAACGCAACGAATACCAAGCAAATCTGGAGCAGAAAGTCAACGAAATCAAACGGAAGCAGCGAGAGAACGAGGACAATCAGCAGGCGGCGAAAAAACGAAG ACGCCCAAAACGCCACATTGTGCCCAAGACAAAGTAA
- the LOC117787104 gene encoding tyrosine-protein phosphatase non-receptor type 61F isoform X1: MSEKATTAPTKDNTPARLKIEQEYNDKKTGSGWLRYYKEICEVCDREAKEQQFTTLESERSQNRGLNRYRDVNPYDHSRIVLKRGNVDYINANLVKLERADRQYILTQGPLPDTVGHFWLMVWEQNSRAILMLNKLMEKKQIKCHLYWPDQLGPEQALNLRDVNLSVELICCENYQNFVRRWFKLTDLETNTSREVMQFHYTTWPDFGIPSSPDAFLKFLQQVRDSGALNKDVGPAVVHCSAGIGRSGTFCLVDCCLVLVDKYGECNVANVLCKLRSYRLGLIQTSDQLDFSYQAIIEGIKKLNDPSFLEAEEPIISTDTDPHTQDEQPPPLPPRSHSLNLPLAPITGGVLSLDMRAAQANGENIGEGDAFIDKPALSSKDALNNIIINHHEIINAEVADSLLNNRPLPPLPTLPQHSEQESDSDDDDEDYEDNDDDDEDEEYENINEHKLEQPNGNLTLLQPHEDDVNANSEKPTAVEQHKVNGIDLTTSTGDELKRRKRNEYQANLEQKVNEIKRKQRENEDNQQAAKKRRSLLTYIAAGVVVGVIAAYAYTKLG; this comes from the exons GAAATATGCGAAGTATGCGATCGTGAGGCTAAGGAGCAACAGTTCACCACATTGGAATCGGAGCGTTCACAGAATCGAGGACTGAATCGATATAGGGATGTAAATCCGTATGATCATTCACGTATTGTGCTGAAACGCGGCAACGTTGACTACATCAATGCCAACCTGGTGAAA CTGGAACGCGCCGATCGTCAATATATACTGACACAGGGTCCGCTGCCGGATACGGTGGGTCACTTCTGGCTAATGGTATGGGAGCAGAACTCGCGTGCAATTCTCATGCTCAACAAGCTGATGGAGAAGaagcaaattaaatgtcaTCTCTATTGGCCCGATCAGCTGGGACCCGAGCAGGCACTCAATCTGCGGGATGTCAACTTATCCGTGGAACTGATCTGCTGCGAAAATTATCAGAACTTTGTGCGTAGATGGTTCAA ATTAACTGATCTCGAAACGAACACGAGCCGTGAGGTTATGCAGTTTCATTATACAACTTGGCCGGACTTTGGCATACCCAGTTCACCGGATGCGTTTTTGAAGTTCTTGCAGCAGGTTCGGGATTCGGGGGCATTGAACAAGGATGTCGGACCCGCTGTGGTGCACTGCAGCGCCGGCATTGGTCGCTCCGGCACCTTTTGTCTCGTCGACTGTTGTTTGGTGCTGGTGGATAAATACGGAGAATGCAATGTGGCGAATGTGTTGTGCAAGTTGCGCAGCTATCGCCTGGGACTTATACAGACGTCCGATCAATTGGACTTCTCATATCAGGCAATCATCGAGGGTATTAAAAAGTTGAACGACCCC AGCTTTCTTGAGGCGGAGGAGCCAATCATTAGCACTGACACGGACCCACACACGCAGGATGAGCAACCGCCGCCACTGCCACCGCGTTCGCATTCCCTCAACTTGCCATTGGCGCCCATCACAGGTGGTGTGCTATCCCTGGACATGCGAGCTGCTCAGGCCAATGGCGAGAATATTGGCGAGGGCGATGCATTTATCGATAAGCCGGCACTGAGCAGCAAGGATGCGctcaataatataattattaatcacCATGAAATCATAAATGCCGAGGTGGCCGACAGTCTGCTTAACAATCGTCCATTGCCGCCGTTGCCAACGTTACCACAGCATAGTGAACAGGAGTCGGAcagtgatgatgatgatgaggactATGAggacaacgacgacgatgatgaggaCGAGGAGTACGAGAACATTAATGAACATAAACTGGAGCAACCCAATGGCAATCTGACATTGTTGCAGCCACATGAAGATGATGTTAATGCAAACAGCGAGAAGCCAACGGCAGTAGAGCAGCACAAGGTCAATGGCATTGATTTAACAACGag TACCGGAGATGAGCTGAAGCGACGAAAACGCAACGAATACCAAGCAAATCTGGAGCAGAAAGTCAACGAAATCAAACGGAAGCAGCGAGAGAACGAGGACAATCAGCAGGCGGCGAAAAAACGAAGGTCATTACTCACATATATTGCGgcaggtgttgttgttggcgtaaTTGCCGCATACGCGTATACGAAGCTAGGTTAA